In the genome of Tissierella sp., the window TTTCTAATGTATGTATCTTTATCTGCTGAAAACATAACTATATTCTCATAACTACCATTTTGATAATCATCAAATATTAAGCTTTCAATATGTTCCGAAATTCTTTTTCTCTCTTCTTTTGAATTATCATAAAAGCTCATATTATCTTCCTCTCACGCTCTTTTCAATTTGTTTTTTGCAATACTTATCATTATTATTGCTTAGTCTACAAATCTCTTCAATTCATCTAATTCAAATGTCCATTCAGGGGTCACTAACTTTTCCTTGCCTTTCAATGAATACCACGGACTTATAGTATCATCCATAGGATTAATAAGTATTTGAGTTTGTTGAGCTGGCATATAGGATTGAGCTAGAATAAACACTTTTTCATTATCATCATCTACAGCCATATCTACAACAATAACTGCATGTCCTGGACTTCCTCCTATTATAAATACATCTCCGATTTCCATATCTTCTATATCAACTGATTCTAATTCTTTCTCTAAGGACAATGTACTGGCATAAGACATTACCATAATCATGTATTTTCTAAAATCCTCATATGTATTCGATGGTTCCGTAGCTTTATAATAACTAACATTATTACCTTCAACTTTTATTCTATATCCTGCCATCCACTTCTCATACTCTGCTGTAAAGCCTGATACAAAATCAAAGCTAATATCTTCATATTTACCTATTGAGTAAAGATATTCTGCCCTTAAAAGCATAACAGCATCAGCACATTGATGCAAATCTCTGTCACCAATATCAACATCAATTACACTATCATAAACGCCTTTTTTAGTTTTCTCCCTACCATCATAGTATAAAACTTTTTCGCCATAGGGTTTAAGTTTCTGATTTCTTAAGAATTCACCAAAGCTGTCCTTGTCTACCTCTACTCTACTATAGCCTTCCAATGTTAAGTACCTTTCTTCAATAGTTTGGCCTTCTGTGTTAATGTAGCTAGCCTCTTTATTGCCTTTTCCTTCTATAGGAAGATCTATAGATGATTGAGATTCAACATCACCTTTCATTGCTTTGCAACTTGTCATTAGCATTGACACAATAATAAGCAAGAGTATCCACTTTGATTTATTCATTCCCTATCCCCCCTTCTTAAGGTATCATTATCCTAGTCCTTAATAAGTTACAAGGTGTTTTTGATTTTATTTTAATGTCTAATTCTATATCCTTATTGCTAATACTTATAACTAAAAGTTCATTGGGATTCAATATTATTTCCTTATCATCAGCTATGAAAGAAATGCTCATTTCATGAGAATAAAAAATTTCGAACTCTTCTTGATAATTCACATTAGTAGGTAGGATTTTTATGATAGATTCTTCTTTTACCCTTTCATTTATCAAATATCCTTTGGCTCCATTTGCTAACATCAAATTAAAATCTATGACTTTCCCAATACTATATGTACTCATTTCACCATCAAATTCATATATTTCATAGGGTTTTAGTTCTATATACTTTTGTAAATCATGAGTTAATCTTAGTTCCTTATTTAAAGGAGTAATAAATCTATTTACTTCTTTTAATTTAGTGAATTCTGATTCCTCTAATTC includes:
- a CDS encoding HutD family protein, which produces MIIIKEDEFITSEWSGGKTTEMFIYPKDSNYKSMDFKCRISSATVELEESEFTKLKEVNRFITPLNKELRLTHDLQKYIELKPYEIYEFDGEMSTYSIGKVIDFNLMLANGAKGYLINERVKEESIIKILPTNVNYQEEFEIFYSHEMSISFIADDKEIILNPNELLVISISNKDIELDIKIKSKTPCNLLRTRIMIP
- a CDS encoding DUF4846 domain-containing protein, producing MNKSKWILLLIIVSMLMTSCKAMKGDVESQSSIDLPIEGKGNKEASYINTEGQTIEERYLTLEGYSRVEVDKDSFGEFLRNQKLKPYGEKVLYYDGREKTKKGVYDSVIDVDIGDRDLHQCADAVMLLRAEYLYSIGKYEDISFDFVSGFTAEYEKWMAGYRIKVEGNNVSYYKATEPSNTYEDFRKYMIMVMSYASTLSLEKELESVDIEDMEIGDVFIIGGSPGHAVIVVDMAVDDDNEKVFILAQSYMPAQQTQILINPMDDTISPWYSLKGKEKLVTPEWTFELDELKRFVD